Within Oceanispirochaeta sp., the genomic segment TTATATATCTTTTACAAATAAGGAATTACCATTTAATTAGATCTCGAGTAAATACAAGGAGTCAAAGGGCTATGGGAAAGGTTAAAAAAGAAGAAAAAGACCAAACTCTTCCCAAATCACTGACTGGTATTCAGGGTTTGGATGAAATAACCAACGGCGGATTACCAAAGGGAAGACCAACTCTCATCTGCGGAAGTGCCGGCTGCGGAAAAACGCTTTTTGGTATGGAGTTCCTTGTTCGCGGTGCCAGAATGTATAAAGAACCGGGCGTTTTTATATCTTTTGAAGAATCCGTTAAGGACCTGGCAGTAAATGTGGCATCCCTCGGTTTTGATCTGGACGATCTCGTTAAAAACAAAAAAATGGTGATCGACTATGTCCAAATCGATCGAAGTGAAATTGAAGAATCAGGTGAATTCAATTTAGAGGGTTTATTCATCAGGCTCGCTGCTGCAATTGATTCCATTGGCGCAAAACGAATTGTGATCGATACTATCGAACCATTGTTTGGCGGTATACCAAACCAGGTAATTTTGCGTTCAGAATTACATCGTTTATTTTGCTGGCTGAAAGACAAAGGGATTACAGCCATAATTACTGCTGAACGGGGAAATAAATCTCTTACAAGCCAGGGGTTGGAAGAATATGTTTCCGATTGCGTTATTGTGCTTGATAATCGGATTATCGATCAAAAATCCACACGCCGGCTTCGGATTGTCAAGTATCGCGGTTCAGTTCATGGTACTAACGAGTTTCCATTTCTGATTAATGAAAATGGAATTTCGGTATTACCAATAACTTCTCTGAGTTTGAACTCTATTGTATCGAACGACAGGATATCCAGCGGGATTCCCGCCCTCGATGATATGCTTGAAGGCAAAGGTTACTACCGCGGCAGCACTGTCCTCGTTTCCGGCACTGCCGGTTCGGGAAAAACAAGCATTGCTGCCCATTTTGCTGATGCCGCCTGTAAGAGGGGTGAACGGGTTCTGGTTTTCTGCTACGAAGAGTCTCCCAGCCAGATTAAACGAAATATGCTTTCAATCGGAATTAATCTGGAATTATGGGAAGAGAAAGAGCTGCTTCTTTTCCATGCCACACGACCCACATTGTACGGGCTGGATATGCATCTTTCAGTTACCCAAAAGAGTGTCATCGACTTCAAGCCTCATATTGTAATATTCGATCCTATCAACACATTTTCAGTTGGTAATAACGATATTGATATCAACAAGATGCTCATAAGCCTTGTTGATTTTCTTAAGATGAAGCATGTAACTACCTTATTCACTGCTTTAACTGGTTCCGGCGGCGCTTCAGGTCATTCATCTGTTTCGGGCTCTTATATGGTTGATACCTGGTTGTTTCTTCGGGATATAGAAATCGGAGATGAGCGTAACCGCACAATGTATATCATCAAATCACGCGGTATGGCTAACTCCAATCAGGTACGCGAATTTATTCTAACCGATAAAGGGGTGGATTTGCGTGATGTTTATACCGGCCCCTCCGGTGTTTTAACGGGTTCTGCCCGCCTGGCCCGGGAAGCAGAAGAAAAAGCTGATGAACTGCTTATAAAGGAAGATGGAGAACGAAAGCAGCTTGTCCTGGAGCGGAAAAGAAAAGCCCTTGAAGCTCAAATTGAATCTATCAGAATAGAGTTTGAAGCGGAAGAGTTAGTTGCGGCAAATGAATTGATTATCGAGCAGAATAAAATTATGAGATTGAAACAAGACCGGTTCGAAATGTCAAAAAGCAGAAAAGCCGGCTCCTCTGTAACTCAAAAAACTTTAAATGGGAAGAAAACATCTAAAAGGGGCAGCCATGAAACAATATCCTGATGCTAAACCAGCTGAAGAAAGGTATATCCTGAAATTATATATTGCCGGAACGACATTACGATCTACCCATGCTATTGCAAATATAAAAAAGATTTGTGAAGAACATCTAAAGGGTCAATATCAATTGAAGGTGATCGATCTTTACCAGCAGCCCGGCCTGGCAAAGGGAGAACAGATAATTGCCTTGCCGACTCTTATTAGAAAGATCCCGCCCCCCTTAAGGCGTGTCATTGGCGATTTATCAAATACTGAAAAGGTACTGATTGGTCTTGATCTGCAAAAGGTAGAATAGGAGCAGCAAATGGCAGAGAAAATATTAAGCTATAAGCAATTACTTCTTGAC encodes:
- the kaiC gene encoding circadian clock protein KaiC → MGKVKKEEKDQTLPKSLTGIQGLDEITNGGLPKGRPTLICGSAGCGKTLFGMEFLVRGARMYKEPGVFISFEESVKDLAVNVASLGFDLDDLVKNKKMVIDYVQIDRSEIEESGEFNLEGLFIRLAAAIDSIGAKRIVIDTIEPLFGGIPNQVILRSELHRLFCWLKDKGITAIITAERGNKSLTSQGLEEYVSDCVIVLDNRIIDQKSTRRLRIVKYRGSVHGTNEFPFLINENGISVLPITSLSLNSIVSNDRISSGIPALDDMLEGKGYYRGSTVLVSGTAGSGKTSIAAHFADAACKRGERVLVFCYEESPSQIKRNMLSIGINLELWEEKELLLFHATRPTLYGLDMHLSVTQKSVIDFKPHIVIFDPINTFSVGNNDIDINKMLISLVDFLKMKHVTTLFTALTGSGGASGHSSVSGSYMVDTWLFLRDIEIGDERNRTMYIIKSRGMANSNQVREFILTDKGVDLRDVYTGPSGVLTGSARLAREAEEKADELLIKEDGERKQLVLERKRKALEAQIESIRIEFEAEELVAANELIIEQNKIMRLKQDRFEMSKSRKAGSSVTQKTLNGKKTSKRGSHETIS
- a CDS encoding circadian clock KaiB family protein — protein: MKQYPDAKPAEERYILKLYIAGTTLRSTHAIANIKKICEEHLKGQYQLKVIDLYQQPGLAKGEQIIALPTLIRKIPPPLRRVIGDLSNTEKVLIGLDLQKVE